One Leptospira wolbachii serovar Codice str. CDC genomic region harbors:
- a CDS encoding tetratricopeptide repeat protein, producing the protein MRQNSTDWQFWKRALFAIGILISMGILPLTADRSVSQIFANERTKQGDLLFQKAKEFLEDRNHYRSVESCKSFLLLYPSHPKTREVRKVLSSNYRMTGDILALAENELKIYKEFPNTEEGLESYLISGKAFVRMGREDKAYQIFQDIIKNTYSSKIAQEAELELTQMEILGESKNK; encoded by the coding sequence ATGAGACAGAATTCGACAGATTGGCAATTTTGGAAACGGGCCCTTTTCGCTATAGGAATCCTAATCTCTATGGGAATTTTGCCCCTAACCGCAGATCGTTCGGTAAGTCAAATTTTTGCAAATGAACGCACCAAACAAGGTGACCTTCTTTTCCAAAAAGCAAAAGAATTTTTGGAAGATAGGAACCACTACCGATCCGTAGAATCCTGCAAAAGTTTTTTATTACTCTACCCAAGCCATCCCAAAACACGAGAGGTTCGGAAGGTTTTAAGTTCCAACTACCGCATGACGGGAGATATTTTAGCTCTTGCCGAAAACGAACTCAAAATTTATAAAGAATTTCCCAATACAGAAGAAGGTCTCGAATCGTACTTAATTTCCGGCAAAGCTTTTGTCCGTATGGGCCGGGAAGATAAAGCTTATCAGATTTTTCAGGACATTATCAAAAATACGTATTCTAGCAAAATAGCACAAGAAGCGGAATTAGAACTGACTCAGATGGAAATTCTGGGTGAGAGTAAAAATAAGTAA
- a CDS encoding vWA domain-containing protein: MRKQNRNQGLRFTHFFVIVSCILFFLSYFPLPAQIQPNKRYVFILDASGSMSEKWDGKTRMAVAKEKLLQVLGGLPKDVSVGLVAYGNRIAGCSSARLYHPIQRGAASVVSQKISSIVPAGSTPIAQTLSVVGEYLLNDVQETEIIFISDGVESCDGDPKSVLYQLKSSGKKFRLQVLGIDIDPKGEEDLKRLSILGDGNYYPLKRPEDYDSSFKRIFFAQEPEPVTLSHSESQSPLPTQNQIKILNILPYEEGSESGYILNYEYRATANTSYMVQLYLYPAEEKLRSFPVPPLRERRMGDLTKHQIEFQLGSEGKGRWVFRLPTGKRMRASAELWDMTGVPKILALSEEKPVQ; the protein is encoded by the coding sequence ATCGTAAGTTGTATTTTGTTTTTTCTTTCTTATTTTCCCCTTCCTGCACAAATACAACCTAACAAACGATATGTGTTTATACTTGATGCTAGTGGCTCCATGTCTGAAAAATGGGATGGCAAAACCCGGATGGCCGTTGCCAAAGAAAAATTATTACAAGTACTCGGCGGACTTCCAAAAGATGTGAGTGTTGGGCTTGTTGCTTATGGAAACAGAATCGCTGGTTGTTCTTCTGCTCGTTTGTATCATCCCATCCAACGAGGGGCGGCTTCGGTTGTGAGTCAAAAAATCTCCTCCATTGTCCCCGCAGGATCCACACCCATCGCACAAACTTTGAGTGTTGTGGGAGAATACCTTTTGAATGATGTGCAAGAAACAGAAATTATATTTATCTCCGATGGAGTCGAAAGTTGTGATGGAGATCCAAAATCCGTCCTTTACCAACTGAAAAGTTCTGGAAAAAAATTTCGTTTGCAAGTCTTGGGAATTGATATTGATCCGAAGGGGGAAGAAGATCTAAAAAGACTTTCGATACTGGGGGATGGGAATTATTATCCTTTGAAACGTCCCGAAGATTATGATTCTTCTTTTAAACGAATCTTTTTTGCACAAGAACCAGAACCGGTAACTCTTTCCCATTCAGAATCGCAAAGCCCTCTCCCCACACAAAACCAAATCAAAATTCTCAATATCCTACCCTACGAAGAGGGATCAGAATCCGGTTACATTCTAAATTACGAATACAGAGCTACAGCCAATACTTCCTATATGGTGCAATTGTATCTCTATCCCGCAGAAGAAAAGTTACGAAGTTTTCCAGTTCCTCCACTTCGCGAAAGACGAATGGGAGACTTAACCAAACACCAGATCGAATTCCAATTGGGGTCCGAAGGAAAAGGACGTTGGGTCTTTCGCTTGCCGACTGGAAAACGAATGCGTGCCTCCGCCGAACTCTGGGATATGACGGGTGTTCCGAAAATTCTTGCCCTATCAGAAGAAAAACCCGTTCAGTAG